In the genome of Pseudomonas protegens, one region contains:
- a CDS encoding non-ribosomal peptide synthetase, with amino-acid sequence MTDHPALACAHPAHAGLSHSPQGLCAGIARLLGYEPGDLEADASLIEQGLDSVSIMRLPALLAAEGVALSFAELIQQPTLTAWWALIEARRGLATPHLQAVASAPGNSDFALTPLQQAYWFGRDPGLPLGGVGCHLYQELDGHGLEPQRLEQAVHRLCQRHPMLRACFISDSCQRILPQSPWPGLSVHDLRQASCVGAAEALEQIRETLSHRCLEVSRGQVFDVQLSLLPEGRSRLHLNIDLLVADVLSIGILLRDLALIHAGQEHSLPALEWNFADYLRAEQAARAPLLAAARDYWLERLDDLPDGPQLPLAQEPQQLASPRFRRLAMRLEQGQLQALEQRARQHGLTLASVLACAYAQVLGRWSASQHFLLNVPLFNRQELHPCVPDLLADFSNLVLLEVDQRQPAPFSQQALALQAQLHRDIAHSAWPGVEVLRERARLRQGGGQGAPVVFACNLGPVFVDATCREQLGEPGWALSQTPQVWLDHQSYPLADGLLLNWDAVDALFPEGLLDEMFDAYRALLLWLCTNDWQQVAPLPLPAAQQQRRQQANATAHPTPAQLLHQGFFQQARLNPEAVALIGEQGCLSYAELARQALQLAGALGEWEVQPGDAVAITLPKGREQVIAVLGILAAGAVYVPVGIEQPPARRDMIYQRAGARLVITDQAHREGGIWLAELRVVTLAQALLAPALEQPLEIAADALAYVIFTSGTTGEPKGVELCHQAAMNTVAAINRRYQVGAEDRVLGVSALDFDLSVYDLFGPLSVGGALVLPADSLRKEPREWLRLIREQRVSVWNSVPALLDMLTLQVRDGGGLGALRLAMVSGDWVGLDLPRRLEQAAGHRVRFVALGGATEAAIWSNYQEVAQVPAHWRSIPYGRPLDNQCFRVVDSQGRDCPDWVPGELWIGGAGVAAGYRGLPTLSAQRFVEHEGRRWYRTGDQGRYWADASLEFLGRLDHQVKVRGFRIELAEIDLALERHPAIDRALSLVLPGSEPQLAAVLLAREPLPEPQALRQWLGQWLPEHMLPDTWLNLPELPLSSNGKVDRAALLWLLQEQRRGIQPQSAEPPQGEWEEALAALWQELLHVPQVGRHQGFFALGGNSLLAARLIERIARQFQLELSLKDFFNAATVAQQGQLLASRREQRPVNQNAMVEGVL; translated from the coding sequence ATGACTGATCACCCAGCACTGGCATGCGCTCATCCCGCGCACGCCGGCCTGAGTCATTCACCCCAAGGGCTCTGTGCAGGCATCGCCCGCTTACTCGGCTACGAGCCTGGGGACCTTGAAGCGGATGCGTCGCTGATCGAGCAGGGCCTCGACTCGGTGAGCATCATGCGTCTGCCGGCGCTGCTGGCTGCCGAAGGCGTGGCCCTGAGCTTCGCCGAGCTGATCCAGCAACCGACCCTGACCGCCTGGTGGGCGCTGATCGAGGCCCGCCGTGGCCTCGCGACGCCGCACCTGCAGGCTGTGGCCAGCGCCCCTGGCAACAGCGATTTCGCCCTGACCCCGCTGCAGCAGGCCTACTGGTTCGGCCGCGATCCGGGCCTGCCCCTGGGCGGCGTCGGCTGCCACCTGTACCAGGAGCTGGACGGCCACGGCCTGGAGCCGCAGCGCCTGGAGCAGGCCGTGCACCGCCTGTGCCAGCGCCATCCGATGCTGCGCGCCTGTTTCATCAGCGACAGCTGCCAGCGCATCCTGCCCCAGAGCCCCTGGCCCGGGCTGAGCGTCCACGACCTGCGTCAGGCCTCCTGCGTCGGCGCCGCCGAGGCCCTGGAGCAGATCCGCGAAACTCTTTCGCACCGGTGCCTGGAAGTCAGCCGCGGGCAGGTGTTCGACGTGCAGTTGAGCCTGCTGCCCGAAGGCCGCAGCCGCCTGCACCTGAACATCGACCTGCTGGTGGCCGACGTGCTCAGCATCGGCATCCTGTTGCGCGACCTGGCGCTGATCCATGCCGGCCAGGAGCACAGCCTGCCGGCCCTGGAGTGGAATTTCGCAGACTACCTGCGGGCCGAACAGGCGGCGCGCGCGCCACTGCTGGCGGCGGCCCGGGACTATTGGCTGGAGCGCCTGGACGATCTGCCGGACGGCCCGCAACTGCCCCTGGCCCAGGAGCCACAGCAGCTCGCCAGCCCGCGTTTTCGCCGCCTGGCCATGCGTCTGGAGCAGGGCCAGTTGCAGGCCCTGGAGCAGCGCGCCCGGCAACACGGCCTGACCCTGGCCAGCGTGCTCGCCTGCGCCTATGCCCAGGTGCTGGGACGCTGGAGCGCCAGCCAGCATTTTTTGCTCAACGTGCCGCTGTTCAATCGCCAGGAACTGCACCCGTGCGTGCCTGATCTGCTGGCGGATTTTTCCAACCTGGTGCTGCTGGAAGTCGACCAGCGCCAGCCCGCGCCCTTCAGCCAGCAGGCCCTGGCGTTGCAGGCTCAATTGCACCGCGACATCGCCCACAGCGCCTGGCCCGGGGTCGAGGTGCTGCGCGAGCGGGCGCGGCTGCGCCAGGGCGGCGGTCAGGGCGCACCGGTGGTGTTCGCCTGCAACCTGGGCCCGGTCTTTGTCGACGCCACCTGCCGCGAACAGCTGGGCGAACCGGGCTGGGCGCTGTCGCAGACGCCCCAGGTCTGGCTCGACCACCAGAGCTACCCGCTGGCCGACGGCCTGCTGCTGAACTGGGACGCGGTGGACGCGCTGTTCCCCGAAGGCCTGCTGGACGAGATGTTCGACGCCTACCGCGCCTTGCTGCTGTGGCTGTGCACCAACGACTGGCAGCAGGTGGCGCCCTTGCCGCTGCCGGCGGCGCAACAACAGCGGCGCCAGCAGGCCAATGCCACCGCCCACCCGACCCCGGCGCAGCTGTTGCACCAGGGCTTTTTCCAGCAGGCGCGCCTGAACCCCGAGGCCGTGGCGCTGATCGGCGAGCAGGGCTGCCTGAGCTACGCCGAGCTGGCCCGGCAGGCCCTGCAACTGGCCGGGGCCTTGGGCGAGTGGGAGGTGCAGCCGGGTGACGCGGTGGCGATCACCTTGCCCAAGGGCCGCGAGCAGGTGATCGCGGTGTTGGGGATCCTGGCCGCCGGGGCGGTCTATGTGCCAGTGGGCATCGAGCAGCCGCCGGCGCGCCGCGACATGATCTACCAGCGCGCCGGGGCGCGGCTGGTGATCACCGATCAGGCCCACCGCGAGGGCGGCATCTGGCTCGCCGAACTGCGGGTGGTGACCCTGGCCCAGGCGCTGCTCGCACCGGCGCTGGAGCAGCCCCTGGAGATCGCGGCGGATGCCCTGGCGTACGTGATCTTCACCTCGGGCACCACCGGCGAACCCAAGGGCGTCGAGCTGTGCCATCAGGCGGCGATGAACACCGTCGCCGCCATCAACCGGCGCTATCAGGTCGGCGCCGAGGACCGGGTGTTGGGGGTCTCGGCCCTGGATTTCGACCTGTCGGTGTACGACCTGTTCGGCCCGCTGAGTGTCGGCGGCGCCCTGGTCTTGCCCGCGGACAGCCTGCGCAAGGAGCCCCGGGAATGGCTGCGGCTGATCCGCGAACAGCGGGTGAGTGTGTGGAACTCGGTGCCGGCGCTGCTGGACATGCTGACCCTGCAAGTGCGCGACGGCGGCGGCCTGGGCGCCTTGCGCCTGGCCATGGTTTCCGGTGACTGGGTCGGCCTCGACCTGCCACGGCGCCTGGAGCAAGCGGCGGGCCATCGCGTGCGGTTCGTGGCCTTGGGCGGCGCCACCGAGGCGGCGATCTGGTCCAACTATCAGGAGGTGGCGCAGGTGCCCGCGCACTGGCGTTCGATCCCCTACGGCCGGCCCTTGGACAACCAGTGCTTCCGGGTGGTGGACAGCCAGGGCCGGGACTGCCCGGACTGGGTGCCCGGCGAGCTGTGGATCGGCGGTGCCGGGGTGGCCGCCGGCTATCGCGGCCTGCCGACCCTCAGCGCCCAGCGCTTTGTCGAGCATGAGGGCCGGCGCTGGTACCGCACCGGCGATCAGGGCCGCTACTGGGCCGACGCCAGCCTGGAGTTTCTCGGGCGCCTGGACCATCAGGTCAAGGTCCGCGGCTTTCGTATCGAACTGGCGGAAATCGACCTGGCCCTGGAGCGCCACCCGGCCATCGACCGCGCGCTGAGCCTGGTACTGCCCGGCAGCGAGCCGCAGCTGGCGGCGGTGCTGCTGGCCCGGGAGCCGCTGCCCGAACCCCAGGCCCTGCGCCAGTGGCTGGGGCAATGGCTGCCCGAACACATGCTCCCGGACACCTGGCTGAACCTGCCCGAGCTGCCGCTGAGCAGTAACGGCAAGGTCGATCGCGCGGCGCTGCTGTGGCTGCTGCAGGAGCAGCGCCGGGGCATCCAGCCGCAGAGTGCCGAGCCGCCGCAAGGGGAATGGGAAGAGGCCCTGGCCGCGTTGTGGCAGGAGCTGCTGCACGTGCCGCAGGTGGGCCGGCACCAGGGCTTTTTCGCCCTGGGTGGCAACAGCCTGCTGGCGGCCCGCTTGATCGAGCGCATTGCCCGGCAATTCCAGCTGGAACTGTCGCTCAAGGATTTTTTCAACGCGGCCACCGTGGCCCAGCAGGGGCAGTTGCTCGCCTCGCGCCGGGAACAGCGGCCCGTCAATCAGAACGCAATGGTGGAGGGCGTGTTATGA